From the genome of Cryptosporangium minutisporangium:
CCAGGTGTCGATGCTGATCACCAGCTCGGGGTAACGGGCGCGCACCTCTCGGATCAGCGGGACCGTGCGCCGGGCCTCCTCGGTGGCGTCCACCGCGTCGCCGGGACCGGCCTTCACACCCCCGATGTCGACGATCTCGGCACCGTCCCGCACCGCCGCGTCGACCGCCGCCAGGGCGGCCTCGTCGGTGAACGTGGCCCCGCGGTCGTAGAACGAGTCGGGCGTGCGGTTGACGATGGCCATCACCAGCAGCTCGGTGTCGGCGAACACCTGGCGGCCGAGCCGTAGTGGCACGCCCCCTCCTCCGTGGGTAGAGCCTCTCGACGTCGAGCGGCAGTGACGCCGCACGGTGGCGACCCCGCCCTCATTCTGCGTGCGCGCCACCGGCCCCGCCCGTCGGCCCCGTCCTCCGTCCCTGGCCCGTCGAGGATCGGCGTCTCCCCGAGCTCAACCTGCGGGGGATTCGCGTCTGGCCTTGCTCAATTTGTGTGCCGCTGCGGCGTGTTGATTGCGGGGGATTCGCGTCTGCCCTTGCTCAACTTGTGTGCCGCTGCGGCGTGTTGATTGCGGGGATTCGCGTCTGGCCTTGCTCAACTTGTGTGCCGCTGCGGCGTGTTGATTGCGGGGGATTCGCGTCTGGCTGCATGCCGCTGTGACGCACGTGTCACCATGCGGGGGTGGGAAGCTTCCTCCTCATCGTCGTGGCCGCGATCGTCCTGTCCGGCATCGTGTTCGGTGCCGCTGCGTTCACGCTGGGTCGTGATCGTGGTCTGACCCCGCCGCGGCCGGACGGCGTCCCGTTCGACCTGCCCGCTGACCGGCCGCTCGACCGGGCCGACGTCGAGGACCTACGGTTCGACACGGCAATCCGGGGCTACCGGATGGACCAGGTCGACGAGATCCTGCGGCGCGTCGCGGACGACTTCGACTTCCTGCACGCCCGGATCATCGACCTCGAGGACCAGCTCGCCACCTCCGCCGCCGCGGACGAGGAGGAGGACGAGCGCCCGTTTGCGTTCCCCTGGGACGCCGAGGAGCGTGCCGAAGCGCCTGCCGACCCGACCGCACCGCCTGCGGACGCGGTCGCGGGGTCGGTGGACGGCACGCCCGAGCCCGGC
Proteins encoded in this window:
- a CDS encoding DivIVA domain-containing protein; this translates as MGSFLLIVVAAIVLSGIVFGAAAFTLGRDRGLTPPRPDGVPFDLPADRPLDRADVEDLRFDTAIRGYRMDQVDEILRRVADDFDFLHARIIDLEDQLATSAAADEEEDERPFAFPWDAEERAEAPADPTAPPADAVAGSVDGTPEPGESVLSSVKPATASAKSADGEIAAEGPPAAEGADTPPASTVPTGTEPTDPVPADPAAAAEFAAVARADARA